The Candidatus Saccharimonadales bacterium region GGCTAGCCGCCGAGAAGTTAAACTGGGCGTAGTCGTTTGATAAGCGTTTAACCATCGAGTTCGTCCTTCAATAGTTCCCAACAACCGTAGACCACGGCCTCTTGCGGGTGTCGCGCTTGAATGATTCGGGGCAGTTCAAACATCTTCTCTTTGAGTTTTTGCATCGAGTCAGTTAGGTGAGAGTGATATTTTGGCAGATACTCACCAATACTGCCCCCGATAATTATGACCTCTGGTACCATCAATGCGGAGATATTGCTAAGCCCCAAGGCAATATTAAAGGCAACTTCTTTCCAGGCGGCCTCGTCTTCTAGCTCCCGGGCGTATTTGCCATATTTTTGCTTTAGTACCCGGCCAGAGGCGATATCTTCCCAGGGCAGGAGTCTGCCGTTTTGTTCAAAATGCATATAGCCGCCCTCGCTACGGGCAAAGTGCGGATCAATCCTATTATCGATGATGACACCGGTACCGATACCGGTGCTGATGGTAACGTAGACGACGCTGGCCGCCGGGGGCTTAAGACGCCGCGCTTCGGCTAGACCGGCCAGATTAGCGTCATTGTCGACTAGTACCGGCAGATCAAAAGCGGCTTTGACCGTTTTAGT contains the following coding sequences:
- a CDS encoding ROK family protein — translated: MSMPAVSCAMLEAKMYIGVDIGGTKTLIALLNQEGEIVKREKYPTKEKFKDFAADLVETLRQDFMSDEVKGIGIAAPGQVDYRTGDGIIFGNLSWHNVPLTKTVKAAFDLPVLVDNDANLAGLAEARRLKPPAASVVYVTISTGIGTGVIIDNRIDPHFARSEGGYMHFEQNGRLLPWEDIASGRVLKQKYGKYARELEDEAAWKEVAFNIALGLSNISALMVPEVIIIGGSIGEYLPKYHSHLTDSMQKLKEKMFELPRIIQARHPQEAVVYGCWELLKDELDG